The DNA segment GGTGCAATCCAACCAAGTTGGAACAGTGATTAGGCTACTTCAAGGCTGGGGAGAAGGAAGGAAGAAGGAAAGTGTTTAGCCTATAGTGTTGAAACCGAGACTCGTGTATCACATCAAATGGCAGACTGTGGCAGTGAACACATGCTGCCAACCTGGCAGCCATATATGGGTCATtttgatcagagagagagagacgacattAAGAAAAAGCCAATTAAAAGGTTTGTCCATTTATTGCTCAGGTGATAGAAGGCCATTAAAATCCTTTCAATTTTGATGAGGACAAAACGTGCCATAACCCGGCAATGTACCACACCTGCATTTCCCAATCAGCCAGAGGGGCCGGGCTGGAGAGTGGTGTGTTTTACTCTGCTCGGCTGTATGACAGAGCTGCAGCAATGCTAATGAGGAAATTAAGATTTTTCACACAGCCAATCTGGTGGGTGCAGAACACTAGCCAGGCGGAATACCTTGTGGAAGTGATTAGAGGCCAGGGAGGGGCAAGGAGTTGTCAGAAGACCGTGGCTCTCTAAATTCATTTAATTATCAGCTGTATTGAAGGAGACGGTACagggtccctcccctctgacctttttCAATGCGTTTTGAGATGGAGGCAAGGACAGAGGATGTGGGGAATcggggaaagatgaatggagaaagaaACGGATGTCTTTGATGCTGCTGTCTGACCATGTGGGTTTTGTTGCTCTGATCTGTTTCAGTTCCAGGATGGTCTGTGGTCACTGAACATGCACATCTGCGATGGCCTGATGACCATGGACGTGATGTTGTGTACAGCCTCCATATTCAACCTCTGTGCCATCAGCATCGACAGGTGATCAGCCTTTAACTCTCTGTTAACATTCTGTCCGATTTCTCAGGTGGTGGTCGAAGCTCTGACGTCAAGTATCACTTTATGACAGAAATAGCATGCATTACAAGCATGAGTCAATTCATCTGATTAGGAAACATTACCATGCCTCCAGCAATGACCTGtcatctctcttcccccttctccctaaaagCACTTACTCTTAACAGAAAGCACAAATGAGGCAGACAGAAGAAAAAACTATGAAAACAGAAACCTCAGGATAAAATATGTTTCCATGTTGATCAACTGCCAGAATTGGTATGGAATCATTAGCTAGTTGACCTGATATGATTATCCTTATCTTTGCTCACTGTTGCAAAGTCTCTCACTGACATGAAGATGTATAGGGCCTGTTGAAGTATTTGTTGCCTCCATGTTGCCTATAGCCAAGCAAACATCATTAGCTTTCCGACAAATGGAAATAATGGAAATCTGAAATACATTAGAATCCAACGCATACACCAACATACATTTACTGCATTTCTGTCAAATGTGATGTACTAGAATGACATATCTAAGTAAATTATACATTTATTTCATTCGTAAATATTTCTCTTCTACACAGAGTATAGATACAGCTCCTCTCAATCTCTTCTCTGGTTGATATGATTCATTCAGGTTCATCGCTGTCTCCATCCCACTCAACTACAACCGTAAGCACGTGGACCAGAGACAAATCTTCCTGCTCTCCGCCACGTGGATCCTGGCCTTGGCGGTGGCCTCGCCCGTCATGTTCGGCATCCAAAACGTCCCCCAGCGGGACACAACAGAGTGTAAGCTAGAAGATGACAACTACGTGGTGTATTCCTCTGTCTGCTCCTTCTTCATCCCCTGTCCCATCATGCTCCTCCTCTACTGCGGGATGTTCCGGGGCttgaggaggtgggaggaggcgCGCAAGGCCAAGCTGAGGAGCAGCATCCAGGCCTGTAGGAAGTTCCAGGAGGCCGCTGCCTCCTTGCCCCCGCTGgcctccctgcctcctcctctgccCCCCGTTATCAAGCGGAATGAGCTGACAGACATGAAGCGGGAGCTAAAGGACATTAACCTGGAAGAGCTGGACCCTTACCCCCTAGAGTCTCCAGACGGCCCCTATAACAACTCTTCACCAGACACTCCAGACTTTCCCTATGACTCCTCAACAACTCCAGAGTACAAGGACGGTCCTGTGCCCACTGTGGTGGCCTACTGTAACATTAAGCATAACCTCCACCCAACACCCGACTCTCACAAGAAGAAGAGGGCCAAGATTAATTGCCGAGAGAGGAAGGCCATGAAAGTGCTTCCTGTCGTTGTGGGTGAGTGGGATTCTTTTTGTTCTCTTATCTGTTTGGTTGCACTTTGCGGAGCCTCTATTATGGTAACAGTATTGATGCACTGATGCAACTGTTCATGTAACTGTGTAACTGTTGCAGTGTCAATGCTACAGAAAGAAGGTGCCTGTCTTTGTTAAAAAGCCAGCACTTACAGAAAACACTCCCTCGACCCAAACCCAAGTTCAGAGTCAGGCAGTTCTCTTGAATTTCCATTAACGCTGCATATTAAAAAAGCTAAATAGACATTCCTGATTTAAATGCAAAATGTAGGGCTCTATTTTAATAAACCTAATGCAATGTAAAATCTTGGCACTGACGGTAGCGTTATAGGTTcaggggtgtgtcagaaatatttagCTATTTTCACAACTGTAATTATGGTCGCAGTAGCTGGTGGTGGtgtgaaagggctgggttttgatgaataaacaagtggATGTGTCGTGacttggcccctcactggccaatcagaacgtacTCCATGGCTagatgtggttgcttcaagttgtgtatttcaggtcttttatgtattgcattgtcatcaactccaatttgAATGTTAGTCCGTTATAGCCTAATTCATTAAATAGCCTGTCCcatatttgctaaatatgttGAACATGTTTTCGGTCCACATTGTTCAAATTGCATTGCTTCAATATGGAACTACATTGTTAAACATAGGCTATAGCAGTCTGGACATGAAAATGccaaacatagtcaataaggAAGATTCAATTCACTAGGCTATTGATAAGGCCTTAAAAAACAGTGTATAATTCTAATCAAATTCTACTAAAAACGAAACAACAACTTGTTATAAAAAGTCTATGTCTAAATACAGTTCCAGCCACAATAATTGCTCACAGTGGGCGTATAATACAGATAAGGCAACTTAAGACTATGGAGTTTTCCACACATTCACTGTACACATTTTTCATAGCAGCTGGAtaaagatccaatataaagagaaCGGGAGAATTTCTACTCACCATTATACTGCTcgcaaatgtaatgttttataaaCATCATGGTACCATCTTACAAATCATATTTGCACTTCTCCAGAAATAGCGGACGGAATTGCATTGCATTTGAGCAAAGTACGTTCTTACCTTAAACCCATGGCCGGGGAATCTTTCTACATAATCATTTTGGCTGTTAATCAACTTAAACGAAAAACAAATCACTGTTTTACGAGATTCACCGGtacaaaaggcacatctctccTTCCATGGGCACTGTGCATCATGGATGGATAGGCTGCGCTTCCACTCTCAAAATCCATGCCATCATCAACTGCGTTGCTCAAATGCATGTAAAGCCTGACAGTAGTCCAGAAATGCATGGCTATGACATATAGTCTACAGGGTAGCCAAAGTTGTTCCTAATTCGGCTTATTAAATTACTCTTTACGTAGTGATCAATGGAGATCATTTTTTGGGCCACAAAGCCAAAACATTGGCAGTGATATAAttttaattataaactgggtggttcgagccctgaatgctgattggctgacagccgtggtatatcagaccatatgtcacgggtatgacaaaatatttatttttgctgctctaattacgttggtaaccagtttataatagcaataaggcaccttgggggagtgtccaggcactccgcgagatgctgagtgcctggacacagttttgagggagtgtgcaattggcaagctggcttcaggaatgtccaccagagctgttagcagagaatttaatgttcatttctctaccataagccgcctccaacgttgttttagagaatttggcagtacgtccaaccagccttacaaccacgtgtaaccacaccagcccaggacctccacatctggcttcttcacctgagagatcttctgagaccagccacccggacagctgatgaaactgaggaagatttctgtctgtaataaagcccttttgtggggaaaactcattctgattggctgggcttggatccccagtgggtgggcctgcactccttcccagtcatgtgaaatccatagattagggcttaatttatttatttcaattgactgatttccttttatgaactgtaagtcagtaaaatcgttgaaattgtggcatgttgcgtttacatttttgctcagtgtagttaaatcagccatgaatccccTTATGACAGAGGGAATGGAAgtttgtgtgcaacagggagggccAATTGAATGCAAGTTTCACAAAAATGGTTTACTGTTAAAACATTTGTAGcgtgtctatctatgggtaacagggttgacatgttatgctcgacccactcagtttttcaccacaaaacacaagaaaatgtccaaaagagtagaaccagctcaccagcttttacactatgatttgactattatatgtccaatgtttcttttgaaagaAAAGGGTCTATTACCCCGAATATCACACATGGACAATTCCTATGGCAAGATATGGACTATATTCTGACATATGTGACATCCTATTTTCTCTCTTCATGTTGACAAATACTGACTGTATACATCGCATATCTGTGTTTTCTCAGCACATTCAAGATATTAAGCTATATTGTTTACAGATATGTTTCTCTTGGCTGAGGTCCATATCCTGATCTTGATATGCTTTTTGATATGCTGAAAATAAGGACGATTTGATGCATTTCTGAATTTTGGATTTCCTCCGGATATTGACTCATTAGATATCCTGagatagaaaataaaatgtccATATAGGCCTGATGACAAATActgacagtaggcctacatagtaTATTTTCTCAGCACATACTGTACAAGCCATATGCTCTTGACTGAGGTCCATATGAGGATGTTGATATGCTAAATAAGGACAATTTCTGATGCTTATTTGAGTTGAGGACATGCTCAATAATTTGACAAATATGAAATCCATATCATTCTTTCAGACACTATACTTTTTCTATTCCCTCTAGATAAAGGCACAAGCAAACCGCAAGCTAAAGCACTGTAACTGGTAGCCTAGCAACAAGAATCATGTATTTTCTGCTGTGGAGTTCCaagtataatttttttatttgggCGGCACAAATGAGCGTGTAAATGGTGTGTGGTCGAACTGACAACTGGAGAAACAAAGAAGTGAGAAGTTGTTCAGAAAATACCTCCAAGAAGTTAACGCTAAAGTGAGTATCTAAtttgagatgttttatttatgCAAGCAAcagtagttctgtccttgagctgttcttgtctattaatgttctgtattatgtcatgtttcatgttctgtgtggaccccaggaagagtagttgctgattttgcaacagctaattgggatcctaataaaacacCAAATACCAAACTAGAATTTGGCTTGATATGGGGGGACTAGCTAACTGGTAGCCTAGTTAGCTAACAAATAACAAAAATCTTTTCACCCGCTATCAAGCTTCAAGGTGAAAgctaatgttttaaaacatttaggCATATTTTGCATTACCGGTTAATATAAGATAGCTAGCTTGTTCCAGTTAGTTTTGTCATCATGAATGAAGGAGGTATACCTTGTGGTATGGTTAtgtgaaattattattttttgcaatATTGACTAAATTTTGATTCATGATTTATGCATTTACAGTTTGGAGTGGGTCATAGACCAGTAATACCACCATGTTGGGTCTGGACTGCAAGGGACCGCCACTGATGACCCAGTTTACACCCATCACATCCATCGTCCATAACAAACAGGGCAGGCAGGAGTATTGAGGGTGTgcaacttttattttctattaaataaaataaatgtttagcaAAGATTGGCTTACGTTTGCATTTTCACAGAAAACCTCTTGTAATTGCTGTTGTGATTGGAGCTCTAGATTTGCTATgctgcattttttttaaacagaaatagcAGAGATATTCTTTGGAAATAGCAACTTATATATGATAATGTTTCCTTTCCGTGCCTTGTATAGCTTACTACTGAATATGGTGCAAATGTATGCTCAGATATGTCACCTTCAAGTGAAGAAGCATGATGATTTTCAGTGCCTGAACAGGTAAAATAATTTGGCCACTGGACCTTCCATGAGTCGGATTTAGCCCATTTTTGATCAAACATAAGAGGATGAATATTACATATCATGTAACGATATCTACTGAaattgttttttcttttttaaatacgGATACATTAATTATCAGGTAATGACAAcagatatgatacattttttttaaatatgtggATTCGTTCATGCCTAACTATAAAGGCTTAGATACAGTGCAGTGCATtcgatacagtgcattcggaaactattcagactccttgactttttccacattgttacgttacagccttattaaattGATTTTTTCCTCGTCAACACATTACCCCAttataacaaagcaaaaactgttttttcgaattttttccaaatttattacaaatcaaaaaactgaaatatcacatttacataagtattcagaccctttactcagtactttgttgaagcaacttaggtcagcgattacagccttgagtcttcttgggtatgacgctacaagcttggcacacctgtatttggggagtttctcccattcttctctgaagatcctttGTCaggttttcaggtctctccagagatgttcgatcgggttcaagtccggcctctggctgggtcactcagggacattcagagacttgtctcgaagccactcctgcattgtcttgggtgtgtgcttagggttgttgtcgtgtctggagcaggtttttgtcaagaatctcactgtactttgcttcgttcatcgttccctcgatcctgactagttacccagaccctgccgctgaaaaacctccccaccgcatgatgctgccaccaccatgcttcaccgtaggaatggtgccaggtttctgccagacgtgacgcttggcattcaggccagagttcaatcttggtttcatcagactagagaatcttgtttctaatggtctgaaagtcctttaggtgccttttggcaaactccaagtgggcggtcatgtgccttttactgacgagtggcttccatctggccactttaccataaagacctgattg comes from the Salmo trutta chromosome 4, fSalTru1.1, whole genome shotgun sequence genome and includes:
- the LOC115192719 gene encoding D(4) dopamine receptor-like gives rise to the protein MPGNLTVSNNTVLVLGAEINTAQTWDTDYNFPALILGIFLIVVIICGNLLVCLSVYREKALKTTTNYFIVSLAVADLMLAVLVLPLFIYVEFQDGLWSLNMHICDGLMTMDVMLCTASIFNLCAISIDRFIAVSIPLNYNRKHVDQRQIFLLSATWILALAVASPVMFGIQNVPQRDTTECKLEDDNYVVYSSVCSFFIPCPIMLLLYCGMFRGLRRWEEARKAKLRSSIQACRKFQEAAASLPPLASLPPPLPPVIKRNELTDMKRELKDINLEELDPYPLESPDGPYNNSSPDTPDFPYDSSTTPEYKDGPVPTVVAYCNIKHNLHPTPDSHKKKRAKINCRERKAMKVLPVVVGVFLFCWTPFFVVHTMRALCATCFIPPALMSIVTWLGYVNSALNPIIYTVFNTEFRNYFKKFIHSCCTYR